A DNA window from Pseudomonas tohonis contains the following coding sequences:
- a CDS encoding HlyD family type I secretion periplasmic adaptor subunit, whose product MTALHSPPLPPRPALHEAPPVDDRQPARLGLWLVLLGFGGLLLWAALAPLDKGVPVAGTVVVSGHRQAVQHPLGGVVERLLVRDGDRVQAGQVLLRMDTTRARAQRDALRAQYLNARASEARLRAEREGSVRIAFPEALRADAGEPWVNDALALQEALRASRRETLESELDGLRESIAGARAMLQGITASMAHKEEQRAALQEQLGGLRALARDGYIARNRLLDNERLYAQVNGAIAEDLGNIGRTRRQMLELKLRIQQRRQEFQRDVHQQLADTQASAEDLASRLRSAEAELAATRVRAPASGTVVGLAVFTEGGVVAAGQQLMEIVPADAPLLVDARAPVELVDRLRPGLPVELRFVAFNQSRTPRVSGEVALVSADRLLDEATQQPYYQVRVKVAGEGMRQLAGEEIRPGMPVEAFVRTGERSLLNYLFKPLTDRAHVALAEE is encoded by the coding sequence ATGACCGCCTTGCACAGCCCGCCCCTCCCGCCGCGCCCCGCCCTGCACGAAGCACCCCCGGTGGATGATCGCCAGCCCGCGCGGCTCGGCCTCTGGCTGGTGCTGCTCGGCTTCGGTGGCCTGCTCCTGTGGGCCGCCCTGGCCCCGCTCGACAAGGGCGTACCGGTGGCGGGCACCGTGGTCGTCTCCGGTCATCGGCAGGCCGTGCAGCACCCGCTGGGCGGGGTGGTCGAGCGCCTGCTGGTGCGGGACGGCGACCGCGTCCAGGCCGGGCAGGTGCTGCTGCGGATGGACACCACCCGGGCGCGCGCCCAGCGCGATGCCCTGCGGGCGCAGTACCTCAACGCCCGCGCCAGCGAGGCCCGCCTGCGCGCCGAGCGCGAGGGCAGCGTGCGCATCGCCTTCCCGGAGGCGCTGCGTGCCGATGCCGGCGAGCCCTGGGTGAACGATGCCCTGGCGTTGCAGGAAGCGCTTCGCGCCAGCCGCCGCGAGACGCTTGAGAGCGAACTGGACGGCCTGCGCGAAAGCATCGCCGGCGCCCGGGCGATGCTCCAGGGCATCACCGCCTCGATGGCCCACAAGGAAGAGCAGCGCGCCGCCCTGCAGGAGCAGTTGGGCGGCCTGCGCGCCCTGGCCCGGGACGGCTACATCGCGCGCAACCGCTTGCTGGACAACGAGCGGCTCTACGCCCAGGTCAACGGTGCGATCGCCGAGGACCTCGGCAACATCGGCCGCACCCGGCGGCAGATGCTCGAGCTGAAGCTGCGCATCCAGCAGCGCCGGCAGGAATTCCAGCGCGACGTGCACCAGCAGCTCGCCGATACCCAGGCCAGCGCCGAGGACCTGGCCAGCCGCCTGCGCAGCGCCGAGGCCGAGCTGGCGGCCACCCGGGTGCGGGCTCCGGCCAGCGGCACCGTGGTCGGCCTCGCCGTGTTCACCGAGGGCGGCGTGGTCGCGGCCGGCCAGCAGCTGATGGAGATCGTCCCGGCCGATGCGCCCCTGCTGGTGGACGCGCGGGCACCGGTGGAGCTGGTGGACCGGCTGCGCCCCGGGCTGCCGGTGGAGCTGCGCTTCGTCGCCTTCAACCAGAGCCGCACGCCCCGGGTGAGCGGCGAGGTGGCGCTGGTCTCGGCCGACAGGCTGCTGGACGAGGCCACGCAGCAGCCCTACTACCAGGTGCGGGTCAAGGTCGCCGGCGAGGGCATGCGCCAGCTCGCCGGCGAGGAGATCCGCCCCGGCATGCCGGTGGAGGCCTTCGTGCGCACCGGCGAGCGCTCGCTGCTCAACTACCTGTTCAAGCCGCTGACCGACCGCGCCCACGTCGCGCTGGCGGAGGAGTGA
- a CDS encoding TolC family outer membrane protein, translated as MRLLLAMLLLLPGLPAAALDLRDAYALALRNDPTFHAALAERDAGHEERVIGRAALLPRLSYSYNSGRNDSEVTQSTALGDITSERDYRSYSSTFTLQQPLFDYAAWAEYRQGQAKALLADERLRSRSQELAVRLFNAYCEALFAHEQIALAQAQRRAYAEQLQLNQRLFEAGEGTRTDLLETRARHDLAQAQEIEAADNLDAALRELQAIVGEPLDIQDLAPLADGFRVPPLQPARFETWRDLALASNPELASQRHALDAASYAVERNRAGHLPTLSAYASTSKTRSGSESTYNQKYDTDSVGIQISLPLFAGGAVSASTRQAAAEMERASHALDAQTAETLNQLRKQFNLCASSGARVRAYELAVESATTLIEATRRSVAGGERVNLDVLNAEQQLYGARRDLAQARYGYLRAWLQLKVHAGLLEAADLDVLAGYFRARG; from the coding sequence ATGCGCCTGCTGCTGGCCATGCTCCTGCTGCTGCCCGGCCTTCCCGCCGCGGCCCTCGACCTGCGCGACGCCTACGCCCTGGCGCTGCGCAACGACCCGACCTTCCACGCCGCCCTCGCCGAGCGCGACGCCGGCCACGAAGAGCGGGTGATCGGCCGCGCCGCGCTGTTGCCCAGGCTGTCCTACAGCTACAACAGCGGTCGCAACGACTCCGAGGTGACCCAGTCCACCGCCCTCGGCGACATCACCAGCGAGCGCGACTACCGCAGCTACTCCTCCACCTTCACCCTGCAGCAGCCGCTGTTCGACTACGCCGCCTGGGCCGAATACCGCCAGGGCCAGGCCAAGGCGCTGCTGGCCGACGAGCGCCTGCGCAGCCGCAGCCAGGAGCTGGCGGTGCGCCTGTTCAACGCCTATTGCGAGGCGCTGTTCGCCCACGAGCAGATCGCCCTCGCGCAAGCCCAGCGCCGCGCCTACGCCGAGCAGCTGCAGCTCAACCAGCGCCTGTTCGAGGCCGGCGAGGGCACCCGCACCGACCTGCTGGAGACCCGTGCCCGCCATGACCTCGCCCAGGCCCAGGAGATCGAGGCCGCGGACAACCTCGATGCGGCCCTGCGTGAGCTGCAGGCCATAGTCGGCGAGCCCCTGGATATCCAGGACCTCGCGCCCCTGGCCGACGGCTTCCGCGTGCCGCCGCTGCAGCCGGCGCGCTTCGAGACCTGGCGCGACCTGGCCCTGGCCAGCAACCCGGAGCTGGCCTCGCAGCGCCACGCCCTGGACGCCGCGAGCTACGCGGTGGAACGCAACCGCGCGGGGCACCTGCCCACCCTCAGCGCCTACGCCAGCACCAGCAAGACCCGCTCCGGCTCCGAGAGCACCTACAACCAGAAGTACGACACCGACAGCGTCGGCATCCAGATCAGCCTGCCGCTGTTCGCCGGCGGCGCGGTCTCCGCCTCCACCCGCCAGGCCGCCGCCGAGATGGAGCGCGCCAGCCACGCCCTGGATGCGCAGACCGCCGAGACCCTCAACCAGCTGCGCAAGCAGTTCAACCTCTGCGCCAGCAGCGGCGCCAGGGTCCGTGCCTACGAGCTGGCGGTGGAATCGGCCACGACCCTGATCGAAGCCACCAGGCGCAGCGTGGCCGGCGGCGAGCGGGTCAACCTCGACGTGCTCAATGCCGAGCAGCAGCTCTACGGCGCCCGCCGCGACCTGGCCCAGGCGCGCTACGGCTACCTGCGCGCCTGGCTGCAGCTGAAGGTCCACGCCGGGTTGCTGGAGGCCGCAGACCTGGACGTGCTGGCGGGGTATTTCCGGGCGCGGGGGTGA
- a CDS encoding biliverdin-producing heme oxygenase, which translates to MTASQPQLSHPLRSQRLNQLTHEPHSRLDALVKSHDPFGNRENFARFVAAQYLFQYDLAALYADAGLGAIFDGLAGRARHEQARLDLADLGHALPEGDETVRGASHGLGAALGWLFVSEGSKLGAAFLYKRAEALQLSDSFGARHLGDPEGGRAQGWKSFVATLDGIELDAEQERQAEAAAIAAFNRFADHLERCFA; encoded by the coding sequence ATGACCGCTTCCCAGCCGCAACTCTCCCATCCCCTGCGTTCCCAGCGCCTCAACCAGTTGACCCACGAGCCCCACAGCCGCCTGGACGCCCTGGTGAAGAGCCACGACCCCTTCGGCAATCGCGAGAACTTCGCCCGCTTCGTCGCCGCCCAGTACCTGTTCCAGTACGACCTGGCGGCGCTCTACGCCGATGCCGGGCTGGGTGCGATCTTCGACGGCCTCGCCGGCCGGGCCCGCCATGAGCAGGCGCGCCTCGACCTGGCCGACCTGGGCCATGCGCTGCCGGAGGGCGACGAGACCGTGCGTGGCGCAAGCCACGGGCTCGGCGCCGCCCTGGGCTGGCTGTTCGTGTCCGAGGGTTCCAAGCTCGGTGCCGCGTTCCTCTACAAGCGCGCCGAGGCACTGCAGCTGTCCGACAGCTTCGGCGCCCGCCACCTGGGCGACCCGGAAGGCGGTCGCGCCCAGGGTTGGAAAAGCTTCGTCGCCACCCTCGACGGCATCGAGCTGGATGCCGAGCAGGAACGCCAGGCGGAAGCCGCGGCCATCGCCGCCTTCAACCGCTTCGCCGACCACCTGGAGCGCTGCTTTGCCTGA
- a CDS encoding YbaN family protein, translating to MPEAVARGPLRWLWQALAYLFIGLALLGVVLPGLPTTEFVLLAAWAAAKGSPRLSAWLENHRLLGPSLRNWRNGGVITRRTKVVASLSMSLGLTLMACTVPHTPSVIMAGIGMAIGAAWIWSRPETLPARVEGPGTAS from the coding sequence TTGCCTGAGGCCGTTGCGCGGGGGCCGCTGCGCTGGTTGTGGCAGGCCCTCGCCTACCTCTTCATCGGCCTGGCGCTGCTGGGCGTGGTGCTGCCGGGGCTGCCCACCACCGAGTTTGTGCTGCTGGCGGCCTGGGCGGCGGCCAAGGGCTCGCCGCGCCTCAGTGCCTGGCTGGAGAACCACCGCCTGCTCGGCCCCTCGCTGCGCAACTGGCGCAACGGCGGGGTCATCACCCGGCGCACCAAGGTCGTCGCCAGCCTGAGCATGAGCCTGGGCCTGACGCTGATGGCCTGCACCGTGCCGCACACGCCCTCGGTGATCATGGCCGGCATTGGCATGGCGATCGGCGCCGCGTGGATCTGGTCGCGCCCGGAGACGCTGCCGGCGCGGGTTGAAGGCCCTGGCACCGCCTCGTAG
- a CDS encoding MetQ/NlpA family ABC transporter substrate-binding protein codes for MKKLLVAAAAFAALSAQADTLTVAATPVPHAEILEFIKPQLAKEGVDLKIKVFTDYVQPNVQVAEKRLDANFFQHQPYLDEFNKAKGTQLVSVAGVHIEPFGAYSSKIKKLDELPQGAAVVIPNDATNGGRALLLLDKVGVIKLKDNTSITATPKDIAENPKGIKVRELEAATLPRVLTQVDLALINTNYALEAKLNPTKDALAIEGSDSPYVNILVSRPDNKDSVDMQKLAKALHSPEVKQFILEKYKGAVVPAF; via the coding sequence ATGAAAAAACTGCTGGTGGCCGCTGCCGCCTTCGCTGCCCTCTCCGCCCAGGCCGACACCCTGACCGTGGCCGCCACCCCGGTGCCGCATGCGGAAATCCTCGAATTCATCAAGCCGCAGCTGGCCAAGGAAGGCGTGGACCTGAAAATCAAGGTCTTCACCGACTACGTGCAGCCCAACGTGCAGGTGGCCGAGAAGCGCCTGGACGCCAACTTCTTCCAGCACCAGCCGTACCTGGATGAGTTCAACAAGGCCAAGGGCACCCAGCTGGTGAGCGTCGCCGGCGTGCACATCGAGCCCTTCGGCGCCTACTCCAGCAAGATCAAGAAGCTCGACGAGCTGCCCCAGGGCGCCGCCGTGGTCATCCCCAACGACGCCACCAACGGCGGCCGTGCGCTGCTGCTGCTGGACAAGGTCGGCGTGATCAAGCTGAAGGACAACACCAGCATCACCGCCACCCCCAAGGACATCGCCGAGAACCCCAAGGGCATCAAGGTGCGTGAACTGGAAGCGGCCACCCTGCCGCGCGTGCTGACCCAGGTCGACCTGGCCCTGATCAACACCAACTACGCCCTGGAAGCCAAGCTGAACCCCACCAAGGACGCCCTGGCCATCGAAGGCAGCGACTCGCCCTACGTGAACATCCTGGTGTCCCGCCCGGACAACAAGGACAGCGTCGACATGCAGAAGCTGGCCAAGGCCCTGCACAGCCCCGAGGTGAAGCAGTTCATCCTCGAGAAGTACAAGGGCGCCGTGGTACCGGCGTTCTGA
- a CDS encoding methionine ABC transporter permease, with amino-acid sequence MQELIANIDWYEIWLASLDTLLMLGGSLLFTVLLGLPLGVLLFLTSPRQLFENRAVYSLLSLVVNVLRSLPFIILLIVMIPFTVFITGTSLGVAGAIPPLVVGATPFFARLVETALREVDRGIIEATQSMGATTRQIVVNALLPEARPGIIAAITVTAITLVSYTAMAGVVGAGGLGDLAIRFGYQRFQTDVMVVTVVLLLVLVQILQTIGDKLVVHFSRK; translated from the coding sequence ATGCAAGAGCTCATCGCCAACATCGACTGGTACGAAATCTGGCTGGCCAGCCTGGACACCCTGCTGATGCTGGGCGGTTCGCTGCTGTTCACCGTGCTGCTGGGCCTGCCGCTGGGCGTGCTGCTGTTCCTCACCAGCCCGCGCCAGCTGTTCGAGAACCGCGCCGTCTACAGCCTGCTGTCGCTGGTGGTGAACGTGCTGCGCTCGCTGCCGTTCATCATCCTGCTGATCGTGATGATCCCCTTCACCGTGTTCATCACCGGCACCTCCCTGGGTGTCGCCGGCGCCATCCCGCCGCTGGTGGTGGGCGCCACGCCATTCTTCGCGCGCCTGGTGGAAACCGCCCTGCGCGAGGTGGACCGCGGCATCATCGAGGCCACCCAGTCCATGGGCGCCACCACCCGGCAGATCGTGGTCAACGCCCTGCTGCCGGAAGCGCGCCCGGGCATCATCGCCGCCATCACCGTCACCGCCATCACCCTGGTGTCCTACACCGCGATGGCCGGCGTGGTAGGCGCGGGCGGCCTGGGCGACCTCGCCATCCGCTTCGGCTACCAGCGCTTCCAGACCGACGTGATGGTGGTCACCGTGGTGCTGTTGCTGGTGCTCGTCCAGATCCTGCAGACCATCGGCGACAAGCTGGTGGTGCATTTCTCGCGCAAGTGA
- a CDS encoding methionine ABC transporter ATP-binding protein, which yields MIEFHDVHKAYRVEGREIPALQPTDLRVEQGEVFGLIGHSGAGKSTLLRLINRLEEPSGGRIVIAGEDVTALDAEGLRRFRQRVGMIFQHFNLLSSKTVADNVALPLKLAGELSRAEIDARVAELLARVGLSDHAKKFPAQLSGGQKQRVGIARALATQPKILLCDEATSALDPQTTGQVLQLLAEINRELNLTIVLITHEMDVIRRVCDRVAVMDAGVIVEQGPVADVFLHPQHPTTQRFVQEDEQVDEGEQRDDFAHVQGRILRLTFRGEATYAPLLGTVARRTGVDYSILAGRIDRIKDTPYGQLTLALTGGDIEAALTCFREADVHLEVLR from the coding sequence GTGATCGAATTCCATGACGTCCACAAGGCGTATCGCGTCGAAGGCCGCGAGATTCCAGCCTTGCAGCCCACCGACCTGCGCGTCGAGCAGGGCGAGGTGTTCGGCCTGATCGGCCACTCCGGCGCCGGCAAGAGCACCCTGCTGCGCCTGATCAACCGCCTGGAGGAACCCAGCGGCGGCCGCATCGTCATCGCCGGCGAGGATGTCACCGCCCTCGATGCCGAAGGCCTGCGCCGCTTCCGCCAGCGCGTCGGCATGATCTTCCAGCACTTCAACCTGCTGTCGTCCAAGACCGTCGCCGACAACGTCGCCCTGCCGCTGAAGCTGGCGGGCGAGCTGTCCCGCGCCGAGATCGACGCCCGCGTCGCCGAACTGCTGGCCCGCGTCGGCCTCAGCGACCACGCGAAGAAATTCCCCGCCCAGCTCTCCGGCGGCCAGAAGCAGCGCGTCGGCATCGCCCGCGCCCTGGCCACCCAGCCGAAGATCCTGCTCTGCGACGAAGCCACCAGCGCCCTCGACCCGCAGACCACCGGCCAGGTCCTGCAGCTGCTGGCGGAGATCAACCGCGAGCTGAACCTGACCATCGTCCTCATCACCCACGAGATGGACGTGATCCGTCGCGTCTGCGACCGCGTCGCGGTGATGGATGCCGGCGTCATCGTCGAGCAGGGCCCGGTGGCCGATGTCTTCCTCCACCCGCAGCACCCCACCACCCAGCGCTTCGTCCAGGAAGACGAGCAGGTGGACGAGGGCGAGCAGCGTGACGACTTCGCCCACGTCCAGGGCCGCATCCTGCGCCTGACCTTCCGTGGCGAGGCCACCTACGCGCCGCTGCTGGGCACCGTCGCGCGCCGCACCGGCGTCGACTACAGCATCCTCGCGGGGCGTATCGACCGCATCAAGGACACCCCCTACGGCCAGCTCACCCTGGCCCTGACCGGCGGCGACATCGAGGCCGCGCTGACCTGCTTCCGCGAAGCGGACGTGCACCTGGAGGTCCTGCGCTGA
- a CDS encoding GMC family oxidoreductase, with protein sequence MQPDNSPYDYLIVGAGPAGCLLANRLSADGRHRVLLLEAGGRDNHPWIHIPVGYLYCIGNPRTDWCYRTEAEPGLNGRALGYPRGRVLGGSSSINGMIYMRGQAADYDHWAALGNPGWGWDDVLPLFKHCEDHHGGASEHHGAGGEWRVERQRLSWDLLDAFRAAAGETGIAPVEDFNTGDNEGCGYFQVNQRAGVRWNASKAYLRPARQRPNLTVLTGVEAERVLLEDGRARGVLARWQGQAREFRAREVILSAGAVGSPTLLQRSGIGPRPLLEGLGIGVRHALPGVGGNLQDHLQLRLIFKVSGVPTLNQLAGSLWGKAGMGLRYLLSRSGPLAMAPSQLGAFARSGPEQDRANLEYHVQPLSLERFGEPLHAFPAFTASVCNLRPASRGRVDIRAAEASAAPLIQPNYLSEDEDLRVAADAIRLTRRIAAAPALARYRPEEYLPGAALQSEEELRRAAGDIGTTIFHPVGTCRMGQGREAVVDARLRVHGVPGLRVVDASIMPTIVSGNTCSPTLMIAEKAARMILEDAATGPLKAAVAQAVSG encoded by the coding sequence ATGCAGCCTGACAACAGCCCTTACGACTACCTGATCGTCGGTGCCGGCCCCGCCGGTTGCCTGCTGGCCAACCGGCTTTCGGCCGACGGGCGGCATCGGGTTCTACTGCTGGAAGCCGGGGGACGCGACAACCACCCCTGGATCCACATCCCCGTGGGCTACCTCTATTGCATCGGCAATCCGCGCACCGACTGGTGCTACCGCACCGAGGCCGAGCCGGGCCTCAATGGCCGCGCGCTGGGCTACCCGCGTGGAAGGGTGCTGGGCGGCAGTTCGTCGATCAACGGGATGATCTACATGCGCGGCCAGGCGGCGGACTACGACCACTGGGCCGCCCTGGGCAACCCGGGCTGGGGCTGGGATGACGTGCTGCCGCTGTTCAAGCATTGCGAGGACCACCACGGCGGCGCCTCGGAGCACCACGGCGCCGGCGGCGAATGGCGGGTGGAGCGCCAGCGCCTGTCGTGGGACCTGCTGGATGCCTTCCGCGCGGCGGCGGGCGAAACCGGCATCGCCCCGGTGGAGGACTTCAACACCGGCGACAACGAAGGCTGCGGCTACTTCCAGGTCAACCAGCGCGCCGGGGTGCGCTGGAATGCGTCCAAGGCCTACCTGCGCCCGGCGCGGCAACGCCCCAACCTCACCGTGCTCACCGGCGTCGAGGCCGAGCGGGTGCTGCTGGAGGATGGCCGCGCGCGGGGCGTGCTGGCCCGCTGGCAGGGCCAGGCCCGCGAATTCCGCGCGCGCGAGGTGATCCTCAGTGCCGGGGCCGTCGGTTCGCCCACCCTGCTGCAGCGCTCGGGAATCGGCCCGCGGCCCTTGCTGGAGGGGCTGGGCATCGGCGTGCGCCACGCGCTGCCGGGTGTCGGCGGCAACCTGCAGGACCATCTGCAGTTGCGGCTGATCTTCAAGGTCAGCGGCGTGCCCACCCTCAACCAGCTGGCCGGCAGCCTCTGGGGCAAGGCCGGCATGGGCCTGCGCTATCTGCTCAGCCGCAGCGGGCCGCTGGCCATGGCGCCGAGCCAGCTGGGCGCCTTCGCCCGCAGCGGCCCGGAGCAGGACCGGGCCAACCTCGAATACCACGTGCAGCCCTTGTCGCTGGAGCGTTTCGGCGAGCCGCTGCACGCCTTCCCGGCCTTCACCGCCTCGGTGTGCAACCTGCGCCCGGCCAGCCGGGGGCGCGTGGACATCCGCGCCGCCGAGGCCAGTGCCGCGCCGCTGATCCAGCCCAACTACCTGAGCGAGGACGAGGACCTGCGCGTCGCCGCCGACGCCATCCGCCTGACCCGGCGCATCGCCGCCGCGCCGGCCCTGGCGCGCTACCGCCCCGAGGAATACCTGCCGGGTGCGGCACTGCAGAGCGAGGAGGAGCTGCGCCGGGCGGCGGGCGACATCGGCACCACCATCTTCCATCCGGTGGGCACCTGCCGCATGGGCCAGGGCCGCGAGGCGGTGGTGGACGCGCGCCTGCGGGTGCACGGGGTGCCGGGGCTGCGGGTGGTGGACGCGTCGATCATGCCGACCATCGTTTCGGGCAACACCTGCTCGCCGACCCTGATGATCGCCGAGAAGGCGGCACGGATGATCCTGGAGGATGCCGCCACGGGCCCCCTGAAGGCGGCCGTGGCGCAGGCGGTGAGCGGCTAG
- the znuB gene encoding zinc ABC transporter permease subunit ZnuB: MADFLVNALLAGLALALVAGPLGSFVVWRRMAYFGDTLSHAALLGVALGLMLDVSPTLAVTVGCVLLAVLLVTLQQRQPLASDTLLGILAHSTLSLGLVALSFMSEVRIDLMGYLFGDLLAVSPTDLAWILGGSALVMLILIPLWRPLLAITVHEELARVEGLPVAAIRLALMLLIAVVIAVAMKIVGVLLITSLLIIPAAAAQRHARTPEQMAAGASLLGLVAVCAGLALSWFKDTPAGPSIVVSAAALFLLSFALPKRA; this comes from the coding sequence ATGGCTGATTTCCTCGTCAACGCGCTTCTCGCCGGCCTCGCCCTGGCCCTGGTGGCGGGCCCGCTCGGCTCCTTCGTGGTCTGGCGGCGCATGGCCTACTTCGGCGACACCCTGTCCCACGCCGCCCTGCTGGGCGTCGCCCTGGGCCTGATGCTCGACGTCAGCCCGACCCTCGCGGTGACCGTCGGCTGCGTGCTGCTGGCCGTGCTGCTGGTGACCCTGCAACAGCGCCAGCCGCTGGCCTCGGACACCCTGCTGGGCATCCTCGCCCACAGCACCCTGTCCCTGGGCCTCGTGGCCCTGAGCTTCATGAGCGAAGTGCGCATCGACCTGATGGGCTACCTGTTCGGCGACCTGCTGGCGGTGAGCCCCACCGACCTCGCCTGGATTCTCGGCGGCAGCGCCCTGGTGATGCTGATCCTCATCCCGCTGTGGCGGCCGCTGCTGGCCATCACCGTGCACGAGGAGCTGGCGCGGGTGGAAGGCCTGCCCGTGGCGGCCATCCGCCTGGCGCTGATGCTGCTGATCGCCGTGGTCATCGCCGTCGCCATGAAGATCGTCGGCGTGCTGCTGATCACCTCGCTGCTGATCATTCCCGCCGCCGCCGCCCAGCGCCACGCGCGCACCCCGGAGCAGATGGCCGCCGGCGCCAGCCTGCTGGGCCTGGTGGCGGTGTGCGCCGGCCTGGCGCTGTCCTGGTTCAAGGACACCCCCGCCGGCCCCTCCATCGTCGTCTCGGCGGCGGCGCTGTTCCTCCTCAGCTTCGCCCTGCCCAAGCGCGCCTAG
- the znuC gene encoding zinc ABC transporter ATP-binding protein ZnuC translates to MSDALIRLDGVGVSFAGQAVLQDVGLSLKPGEIVTLIGPNGAGKTTLVRTVLGLLKPERGSVWRKPRLRIGYMPQKLQVDATLPLSVLRFLRLVPGVDRDAALAALKEVGAPHVIDSPLQSVSGGELQRVLLARALLRQPELLVLDEPVQGVDVAGQAELYRLITRLRDRLGCGVLMVSHDLHLVMSTTDQVVCLNRHVCCSGHPEQVSFDPAFVELFGQDAKSLAVYHHHHDHAHDLHGEVVATPTFPEGTRFTPVHTHGPDCNHG, encoded by the coding sequence ATGAGCGATGCGCTGATCCGCCTCGACGGCGTCGGCGTCAGCTTCGCCGGCCAGGCGGTGCTGCAGGACGTCGGCCTGAGCCTGAAGCCCGGCGAGATCGTCACCCTGATCGGCCCCAACGGCGCCGGCAAGACCACCCTGGTGCGCACCGTGCTCGGCCTGCTCAAGCCCGAGCGCGGCAGCGTCTGGCGCAAGCCGCGCCTGCGCATCGGCTACATGCCGCAGAAGCTCCAGGTGGACGCCACCCTGCCGCTTTCCGTGCTGCGTTTCCTGCGCCTGGTGCCGGGGGTGGACCGCGACGCCGCCCTGGCCGCACTCAAGGAAGTGGGCGCCCCCCATGTCATCGACAGCCCGCTGCAGAGCGTTTCCGGCGGCGAGCTGCAACGGGTGCTGCTGGCCCGCGCGCTGCTGCGCCAGCCCGAGCTGCTGGTGCTCGACGAGCCCGTGCAGGGCGTCGACGTCGCCGGCCAGGCCGAGCTCTACCGCCTCATCACCCGCCTGCGCGACCGCCTCGGCTGCGGCGTGCTGATGGTCTCCCACGACCTGCACCTGGTCATGAGCACCACCGACCAGGTGGTCTGCCTGAACCGCCACGTGTGCTGCTCCGGCCACCCCGAGCAGGTCAGCTTCGACCCGGCCTTCGTCGAGCTGTTCGGCCAGGACGCCAAGAGCCTCGCGGTCTATCACCACCACCACGATCACGCCCACGACCTGCACGGCGAGGTCGTGGCCACCCCCACCTTCCCCGAGGGCACCCGCTTCACGCCCGTCCACACGCACGGCCCCGACTGCAACCATGGCTGA
- a CDS encoding Fur family transcriptional regulator: MLKPIKTKAPLACLPHDHSHCVRDALAEAEVLCARDGLRLTTLRKRVLELVWASHKPLGAYDILGVLTEEDGRRAAPPTVYRALDFLLENGLVHRIASLNAFVGCNHPGEAHQGQFLICRECQTAIELEQPTISDAIVASAQAVGFAVEGQTVEIVGLCATCREAA, translated from the coding sequence ATGCTCAAGCCCATCAAGACCAAAGCCCCCCTGGCCTGCCTGCCCCACGACCACTCCCATTGCGTGCGTGATGCCCTGGCCGAAGCCGAGGTGCTCTGCGCTCGCGACGGCCTGCGCCTGACCACCCTGCGCAAGCGCGTGCTGGAGCTGGTCTGGGCCAGCCACAAGCCGCTGGGCGCCTACGACATCCTCGGCGTGCTCACCGAGGAAGACGGTCGCCGCGCCGCGCCGCCCACCGTCTATCGGGCGCTGGATTTCCTCCTGGAAAACGGCCTGGTGCACCGCATCGCGTCCCTCAACGCCTTCGTCGGCTGCAACCACCCGGGCGAGGCCCACCAGGGCCAGTTCCTCATCTGCCGCGAATGCCAGACCGCCATCGAGCTGGAACAGCCGACCATCAGCGACGCCATAGTCGCCAGCGCCCAGGCCGTCGGCTTCGCCGTGGAAGGGCAGACCGTGGAGATCGTCGGCCTCTGCGCCACCTGCCGGGAGGCGGCATGA